Sequence from the Nocardia brasiliensis genome:
ATGCTCCAACCGGGATGCTGTGCCAATCGCCCGGCCAGCAGGACGATCGCCAACGGCAGCGCCGCGCACCGGCGGACGATCTCGTCCGCGGCGGCGCGTTCGGCGGCGTCCGGATCGCGGTGGGCGAGCGCGCAGAACAGCTCGGCGGCCGTCGCGGCATCGGGGACGTCCAGCGGCAGCGCGACCGCGCCGTCGAGCGCGGCCAAGCGGCGGCGGCTGGTGATCAAGGTCAGGCAGCCGTCGCTCGCGGGCAGCAGGGGCTCGACCTGTGCGTGGTCGCGGGCATCGTCGAGCACCAGCAGGATGCGCTTGCCCGCGATCCGGTCCAGCCACCAATCGCGCCGCTGCGCGACGGTGGCGGGCAGGAAACGCGGGTCGACACCGAGGTCGGTGAGCAGCTTCGCGAGCACCGCGGCCGGATCGGCGGGTTGCTGACCCGGTGTGTGCGCGTGCAATTCGACGAAGAAGCGCCCGTCGGGGAACTCGGCTGCGAGCCGGTGCATGGCGCGCGTGGCCAGCGCGGTCTTGCCGACGCCCGGCATGCCGTCGATCGTGTGGATCGCGGGAGTGCCGAGTTCGGCCGCGGCGACGATTCTTTCGAGTTCGGCGGTGCGTCCGGCAAAGCAGAGCACGTCCCGGCGTAACGTGTTACGCAGCACCGGCCGCGGAGCATGCGCGTAGTGGATGGTGAGGTCGCGGCCCACCGCGACGCCGGTGAGCGCGATCTGCGGGCCGGGAACCGTCGGCGCAGCAGCGTCGTCTCGAGCTACCCCTGCTGCGCGGTCGGAGGGTGGGCCGACCGCCCACCCGCCCGCACCTGGCTGATCGTGAACGAGCCTGTGACGGTGACATTTTCAGCGAGCACGCCGCTGTCGTCGGCGGTGATGCCGGTGATCTCCAGTTCGCCTGCGCGTACTTCGCGCAGCTCTACCCCGATCGCCGCGGCGACCTGCGGTGCCTGCCGCTGGATCACCACCAGCAGCCGGCCCGCTTCGGCCTGTAGCTCGGCGTCGTCGCGCGCGCCGGCCCGCGCGAGTTCCTCGGCGACCGCCGCCCGGCGCGCGGTGGATCGCGGTTGCCGCTCCAGCGCGGCCACGTCCACCGACCGATATCGGCTGGTGATCAAGCCCTTCAGTGCCTGGTACGCCTCGCCGACCGCGCGCTCGGCGGTGCTGGTCAATCCCGCTGCCGAACCCGCGGCCAAGGCGGCCGCCACCATCGTCATCGGATCCACCCCGCCGACCTCCCGTCCCGACCTACCCGACTGATAGGGGATGAGCATTACTAAACCAACAGCCGGCCACTCGCCGCAGCGGAATCGTTCGAAACATAGCCCCGACGGCCGGGCCGAATTCGCGCCCCGCCGCGGCCTTCAGCGGGCGCGGACCTCGTGGGACGGGGTGTCGGCCAGGGGTTCGGGGACGCGCTGCTGGACCTGGTCGACGATCTTGGACAGGCGCGGGATGAAGGCGACCATGATGACGATGACCAGGACGACCATGACGATGGCGGCGCCGTTGGAGACGAGGAAGGAGCGGTCCAGGTCGCTGGCGGGGGAGCTGTAGACGATGCCGATCCGCAGACCGGAGTCGAGGAACATGGTCAGCCCGACACCGAGGGTCATCAGGCGCTCGAGTTTGCGGAACCGGGGTTCCTCGTCCCACGCGCGGTGATAGGCCTCGGTGCGGCGGGGTTCGCCACCGTTGGTAGCCATCGGTGTCGCGAGCAGATACATCACCGGCTTGCCGACCACGCAGGTGAAGAGGAAGAAGCCACCGGTGGTCAGCATGTAGAGCGCGGGCCGGATCGCGGCGATGCGCGGATCGTCGGTGACGAAGGCCAGCCCGAGCGAGACCACGAGCTCCACCAGCACCAGTGCGCCGATGACATCAAGCGAGCGGCGCCGGATGCTGCCGACGGTGGTGGTGATGGCGACGACGATGCCGGGAATGGCCAGCGCCCAGATCTCGCTGAAGCCGATCGCGCGCAGCACGAAGTACAGGACCGTCGACACGATCACGTTGCCGAACAACGGCAACAGTGCCTTGAGCCTGCTCGTCTTCTTCGGCGTCGGTGCCGTCATCGCGGTCTCCTGATCGGTGGGGGTGCTGGCGATTTCAGGCTATGGGCCGAGGTCGGCGCGGTGTAGTGACGAAACCGCCGACTTGGCTAGGAGTTATCTCCTGTACGGATGGGCTCAGACCAGCCAGCGGCCGCCCGACATCAGGGTGCGGTCACCGATCTCGGCCATCGACTGCCACGCTTGGATCCGGTCGGGGCGCAGCCGGACACCGACGCTGCCCGGCACCCGCCGTCCCATCGGCAGGGTGTCCAGCAGCTCCCCGAGCGGCCCGTCGACCGTTCGCGGGTCGAAGAGCGTGGTGGTGCCGTCGATGACGACCACGTCCCTGGTGTCGCCGAGCGCGGCCCTGGCCTGCCCGGCGGCGCGCAGGCCGCGCACGGTCCTGGTGCCGGGTTTGGTCACCATCAGCAGATCGCCCTCGCCGTAGGCGAAAGCCAGTGGTACCAGATGCGGTCGCGACTCGGCGGCGGTCGCGAGCCACAGGTGGCCCGACCCGGTCAGCAGTTCCAGGACGTGCTGCTTGCGTTCGGCCAATGCGCGCGGGGCTGCTTGTCTCACACTGCTCCCTTTCCGAGTTCCAGCAGATCGGGCGCGATCCGCGCGGGTGTGGGCTGGGCGCGCAGTTCGGCGCGCAGCACCTCGGTCGCCGCACGCTCGGGACACGCGCCGACGAGCCGCACGACCAGATCGCGGATCACGCCGCGATCGAACTCGGCGACCGGCAGCACGGCCGCCGCGCCGGTGCCGCGCAACTGTTCCGCGGGCAGCATGTGATGCGGGAACTGCGGCAGCAGCAGCTGCGGCACACCCGCGTCGACCGCGGTGAGCATGGTGCCGAAGCCGCCCTGGTGGATCACCAGCGCGCAGGACGGCATGAGCAGGTGCAGGGCGAGCCCGGAGACGGCCCGGACATTGCTCGGCAGCGGGCCGAGATGTTCGATCTCGGCGGGCCGCACCGTGACGACCACGTCGAGCTCGAGCCCGTCGAGCGCGGCGAGCACCTCGGGCAGCAGGAACTCACCGCCCTGCGCAGTCACCGTGGTGCCCCAGGTCAGGCAGATCCGCGGCACGGCGGGCGGTTCGGCGAGCCAGTCCGGAATGGTCGCCGGCCCGTTGTACGGGATGTAGCGCACCGGGGTCGAGGTCGTCTCGGTGGGAATCTGCAGCGAGGGCGGGCACGGATCGACGGTGTGACTGCCGAGCAGATTCGGCAGCGCGATGCCGAGCTGTTCGGCCAGCGGCGCTACCAGCGCCGGGGTCGCGTTCCTGGCCCGATAGGTCATGTCCACGCCGTGGATGTGCCGGACCGCGGGCACGCCGAGCAACGCGGCTACCAGCGGGCCCGCGAAACTGGTCGGCTCGAAGAAGACCAGGTCTGGCCGCCAGCGTTCGGCGAGCGCGACGGTGTCGTCGAGCATCAGCCGGGCGCGTTCGGCGAAGACCGCGAAAACCTGTGTCATCCTGGCGTTCTCGTCGACATTCCAGATATCGGCCACCGGTGGCGCGGCCGCGGCCGCGCGGGCCCGGATCGCCGAGTGGTCGACGTCGGCGCCCGCGGGTGCGAAGGGCAGCCCGGCGTCGGTGACGATGCGCCGCAGCATCGGCTGGCTCGCCACCCTGACCTCGGCGCCCGCCGCGCGCAGCGCCGACAGCACCGGAACCAGCGGCATGAAATGCGAGGGCCACGCCCAGTTCACGCAGAGAACGCGCATCTCACCACTCCACCGGGATACCGAGGAAGCCCTCCAGCAGCGCGCCCTCCTGTCTGCGTAATTCGGTGGCGGGCACCGCGAGTCGCAGGGTGGGGAAGCGGGCGAGCAGCCTGCCGATCGCCGTGGTGAGTTCGGCGCGGGCGAGCCCGGCGCCGATGCAGAAATGCGGGCCACGGCTCAGCGTGAGGTGGTCGTTGTCGGTGCGGGTGATGTCGAAGCGCTCGGGGTGCTCGAAGACCGAGGGATCGAAGTTGCCCGCGTCGACGGCCGGAATCACGCTGGTGCCCGCCGCGATCGTGCAGCCGTCCAGCTCGATGTCGGCGGTGGCATAGCGCAGCATAGACACCGAGGAGCCGACCAGCTTCCAGCGCAACGCCTCCTCGACCGCGTGCGGCACCAGGCTCGGGTCGGCGCGGACCAGCGCGAGCTGATCGGGTCGCGAAAGCAGCAGCGCCACTGTGCCGCCCAGCTGACTGGCGGTGGTCTCGTAGCCGACGAGCAGCAGCAGCCTGCACCACCAGTGCAGCTCGTAGCCGGTGAGGCGGCCGTCGTCGGCGTCGTGCGCGGCGATCATGTCGCTGACCAGATCATCGCCCGGCGCAACGCGTTTGGCCTCGATCAGCGCCGCGATGTACTCGTTGAGCTCACCCATCGCGGCACCGATCTCGGGGCCGCTGAACTGGCTGACCGACAGGAAGTGCTCGGTCCAGCCGCGAAAGCGGGCCTGGTCCTGCTCCGGCACGCCGAGCAGGCGGCACAGCACCCGAATCGGCAGCGCGAAGGCCAGCGCCTGATTGAGATCGACCGGGCCGCCGTGGTTTTCCATCGCGTCGAGCAGTTCGTCGACGACCTCGACGATGAACGGCTCCAGCGCCGCGACCCGGCGTGGACTGAACGCCTGCATGACCAGTCGCCGCACCCTGGTGTGCTCGGGCGGGTCCGGATCCAGCTTCGCGTCCTGGAACATGCTGTTGTGCTTGCTGATCCGCGCCGCATCGGGCCGGTTCAGGTTGCGGCTCACCGCGGGATGCACGAGCAGCGCGCGGATGTCGGCGTGGCGGGTGACGAGCACCGCGTCGTCCCCGCTCGGCAGCCGGACCGGCACCATCGGGCAGCCGGACAGGCCGAACAGCTCGCGCGGTGGTTCCAGCGCGGCCGGTCGGGTGAACGGATAGGGGATGGGTTCTGCGGCGGTCATGCGCACCTTCCTGCTGTTCACCAGCGCACGGGAACCGTGCGAAAGCCCTGGAAGAAATGGTCGTCGACCCGGTCGAGGCGTGCGGTAGGGACCGCGAGCCGCAGTTCGGGGAAGCGCTGGATCAGCGCTGCGATACCGAGTCGCAGCTGGGCGCGCGCCAGCGGCGCGCCGGGGCAGAAGTGCCTGCCGACACTGAACGTGAGCTGCTTGGCCGCGCGGCGGGTGAGGTCGAGCCGGGCCGGCTCGGTGAAGACCGCCGGATCGTGATTGGCGCATTCGAGCGCGGGAATGATGCTGGTGCCCTGCGGAATGACGTGATCGCCGACGGTGACGTCCTCGGTGACGTAGCGCAGCATCGACAACGAGGTGCCGACCACCTGACAGCGCAGCAGCTCCTCGACCGCACCGTCGATCAGCGTGGGATCGGCGCGCAGCAGCGCCAATTGGTCGGGATGGCCGAGCAGCAGCACGACGGCGCCCGCGATCTGGTTCGCGGTCGTCTCGTAGCCGGCGAGCAGCAGCAGGGTCGACCAGAAGTGCAGCTCGTCGGCGCTGAGGCGGCCGTCCTCGGCGTCGGTGACCGCGATCAGCGCGCTGATCAGATCCGAATCAGGGTGGCGCCGTTTGCGTTCGATGAGCTCGCGGATGTAGTCCCACGGCGGATTGCTGGTGTCGCCGAACAGATGGCGCTCGCGCGCGGGGACGCCGAGTAGCTCACAGATCACCTGGATCGAGAGCGGAAACGCGAAGGCGGTGTTCAGATCCACCGGCTCAGCAGCGCCCGCGTCGGCCATTCGGTCGAGCAGTGCTGTGACGATGGCGGCGATGCGCGGGCGCATGGTCTCGACTCGGGCCGCGGTGAATTCGCGCGCGATCAGCCGACGCATCCGCGCGTGCGCGGGCGGGGACATGTCGATCCGGCGCTGGAACACCTTCTGCGGCTTGGTGGTCATCTTCGCGACACCGGATCTGTTGCGGTCCTTGCTGATCCGCGGGTCGGCGAGCAGCGTACGGATGGTCTGGTACCGCGTGGCCAGTACGGCCTGATCGCCGCTGGGCAGGGTGACCGTGCGGAACGGGTCCTGGTGGGCGCGCAGCAGCGCGTCCGGCTGCGTCAGACCGGCGGGCCAGGCGAACGGGAACGGGCACTCGCTCATCGCGGCGTCCGCGGGATCGGCCTGGCCTCGAGCAACCAG
This genomic interval carries:
- a CDS encoding VC0807 family protein — translated: MTAPTPKKTSRLKALLPLFGNVIVSTVLYFVLRAIGFSEIWALAIPGIVVAITTTVGSIRRRSLDVIGALVLVELVVSLGLAFVTDDPRIAAIRPALYMLTTGGFFLFTCVVGKPVMYLLATPMATNGGEPRRTEAYHRAWDEEPRFRKLERLMTLGVGLTMFLDSGLRIGIVYSSPASDLDRSFLVSNGAAIVMVVLVIVIMVAFIPRLSKIVDQVQQRVPEPLADTPSHEVRAR
- a CDS encoding pyridoxamine 5'-phosphate oxidase family protein; protein product: MRQAAPRALAERKQHVLELLTGSGHLWLATAAESRPHLVPLAFAYGEGDLLMVTKPGTRTVRGLRAAGQARAALGDTRDVVVIDGTTTLFDPRTVDGPLGELLDTLPMGRRVPGSVGVRLRPDRIQAWQSMAEIGDRTLMSGGRWLV
- a CDS encoding nucleotide disphospho-sugar-binding domain-containing protein gives rise to the protein MRVLCVNWAWPSHFMPLVPVLSALRAAGAEVRVASQPMLRRIVTDAGLPFAPAGADVDHSAIRARAAAAAPPVADIWNVDENARMTQVFAVFAERARLMLDDTVALAERWRPDLVFFEPTSFAGPLVAALLGVPAVRHIHGVDMTYRARNATPALVAPLAEQLGIALPNLLGSHTVDPCPPSLQIPTETTSTPVRYIPYNGPATIPDWLAEPPAVPRICLTWGTTVTAQGGEFLLPEVLAALDGLELDVVVTVRPAEIEHLGPLPSNVRAVSGLALHLLMPSCALVIHQGGFGTMLTAVDAGVPQLLLPQFPHHMLPAEQLRGTGAAAVLPVAEFDRGVIRDLVVRLVGACPERAATEVLRAELRAQPTPARIAPDLLELGKGAV
- a CDS encoding cytochrome P450, with protein sequence MTAAEPIPYPFTRPAALEPPRELFGLSGCPMVPVRLPSGDDAVLVTRHADIRALLVHPAVSRNLNRPDAARISKHNSMFQDAKLDPDPPEHTRVRRLVMQAFSPRRVAALEPFIVEVVDELLDAMENHGGPVDLNQALAFALPIRVLCRLLGVPEQDQARFRGWTEHFLSVSQFSGPEIGAAMGELNEYIAALIEAKRVAPGDDLVSDMIAAHDADDGRLTGYELHWWCRLLLLVGYETTASQLGGTVALLLSRPDQLALVRADPSLVPHAVEEALRWKLVGSSVSMLRYATADIELDGCTIAAGTSVIPAVDAGNFDPSVFEHPERFDITRTDNDHLTLSRGPHFCIGAGLARAELTTAIGRLLARFPTLRLAVPATELRRQEGALLEGFLGIPVEW
- a CDS encoding cytochrome P450 — protein: MSECPFPFAWPAGLTQPDALLRAHQDPFRTVTLPSGDQAVLATRYQTIRTLLADPRISKDRNRSGVAKMTTKPQKVFQRRIDMSPPAHARMRRLIAREFTAARVETMRPRIAAIVTALLDRMADAGAAEPVDLNTAFAFPLSIQVICELLGVPARERHLFGDTSNPPWDYIRELIERKRRHPDSDLISALIAVTDAEDGRLSADELHFWSTLLLLAGYETTANQIAGAVVLLLGHPDQLALLRADPTLIDGAVEELLRCQVVGTSLSMLRYVTEDVTVGDHVIPQGTSIIPALECANHDPAVFTEPARLDLTRRAAKQLTFSVGRHFCPGAPLARAQLRLGIAALIQRFPELRLAVPTARLDRVDDHFFQGFRTVPVRW